One genomic window of Helicobacter canis includes the following:
- the fliN gene encoding flagellar motor switch protein FliN produces the protein MADRPNSILDKQKAHTPEEIELASYLEDMMENYGGLLDMGVVFTAELGSSKIPLAEILKFEKGSIIDLQKPAGESIDVFVNGRIIGKGEVMVYERSLAIRLNEILDSNAIVYYIARTNPYD, from the coding sequence ATGGCAGATCGACCCAACTCCATACTCGATAAGCAAAAAGCCCATACCCCGGAAGAAATAGAGCTTGCCTCCTATCTTGAAGATATGATGGAAAATTACGGCGGCTTGCTTGATATGGGCGTAGTTTTTACCGCGGAGCTAGGCTCTTCTAAAATCCCTTTGGCAGAGATTTTGAAGTTTGAAAAAGGCTCGATTATCGATCTGCAAAAGCCCGCAGGAGAGAGTATCGATGTCTTTGTCAATGGCAGGATCATCGGCAAAGGCGAGGTGATGGTCTATGAGCGATCGCTTGCTATCCGTTTAAATGAAATTTTGGATTCTAATGCGATTGTGTATTACATCGCACGCACAAATCCCTACGACTAA
- a CDS encoding flagellar biosynthetic protein FliO, giving the protein MRLCITSHAQIPTTNPPMKKLGIQHTLAMLMVVAHICGAATLKQIQTYPEQDKLDVLLLLDSAFSGEVGTASVPNGKSTQKMTMISQITSGSKVTRSFQNSPIKKLEIIPKNNNLYFSVESRKPYYVKPSISKDKNTLRLSFFTADSGIVDSLLNTPTTLKPTPINEVFQKPSSTQSTPQDKDTANTKALESPLESTSAPLLDTSKLGLSTQDMDIQKYWYIIASFLLILVVLLYIRKQIRRRSGLNDSLKVVSQSQIDPKNKVIIIEAKEYFYMVLLGDKGNVLLDKIPKQTHTTSNTPQAKPQRIGDVKAFDEKFWSALNNAK; this is encoded by the coding sequence ATGCGATTGTGTATTACATCGCACGCACAAATCCCTACGACTAACCCACCGATGAAAAAGCTAGGTATCCAACACACGCTTGCTATGCTTATGGTAGTTGCGCATATTTGTGGTGCAGCTACGCTCAAGCAGATCCAAACTTACCCCGAGCAAGATAAGCTTGATGTGCTTTTGCTGCTGGATTCTGCCTTTAGCGGTGAGGTAGGCACAGCAAGCGTGCCTAATGGCAAAAGCACGCAAAAAATGACTATGATCTCGCAAATCACAAGCGGCAGCAAAGTAACTAGGAGCTTCCAAAACTCGCCGATAAAAAAGCTTGAGATTATCCCCAAAAACAACAATCTCTACTTCAGCGTAGAATCGCGCAAGCCCTACTATGTCAAGCCAAGCATTTCCAAAGACAAAAACACCCTGCGCCTAAGCTTTTTTACCGCGGATTCTGGGATTGTGGATTCTCTGCTAAATACCCCCACCACACTAAAGCCAACGCCTATCAATGAAGTATTTCAAAAGCCTTCAAGCACACAAAGCACCCCGCAAGACAAAGACACCGCAAACACCAAAGCCCTAGAATCTCCCCTAGAATCCACCTCCGCCCCCTTGCTTGATACAAGCAAGCTAGGCTTAAGCACGCAGGATATGGATATACAGAAGTATTGGTATATCATCGCAAGCTTTTTGCTTATCCTTGTGGTATTACTCTATATCCGCAAGCAAATACGCAGACGCTCAGGGCTTAATGACTCGCTCAAAGTCGTCTCACAAAGCCAAATCGACCCTAAAAACAAAGTCATCATCATCGAGGCTAAAGAGTATTTCTATATGGTGCTTTTAGGTGATAAAGGCAATGTCTTGCTTGATAAAATCCCCAAACAAACACACACCACCAGCAACACCCCCCAAGCCAAACCACAAAGGATAGGCGATGTCAAAGCATTTGATGAGAAGTTTTGGAGCGCACTCAACAATGCAAAATGA
- a CDS encoding energy transducer TonB, with protein sequence MMNLPPIYKSPISLDTSSQTRFYVSLAIALSAHLFVIFISWWLYAHFFKTPKLRKIDTENLLILKRGTSLDKSANTPGAPPPTLASKDTAQSPYPPTKPSQATTPSTQSNPKQPKPLDSQAPLPHTTYDPKNLQFFSPANQSTQSSPSLEQDKGLDRQTRRDIDKLYGDEWGDLGSAERDFITSNLREIARITQRYLTYPNTAAYLNQSGENAIEFYLLPNGDIQGLKLLLSSGFVLLDKNSQKTIEIAYKDYPRPKQRTLIRFHITYTIYR encoded by the coding sequence ATGATGAATCTACCCCCCATCTATAAATCGCCTATCTCGCTTGATACAAGTAGCCAAACGCGCTTTTATGTAAGCCTAGCGATCGCTTTAAGCGCGCATTTGTTTGTGATTTTTATCAGCTGGTGGCTTTATGCGCATTTTTTCAAAACCCCCAAACTCCGCAAAATCGACACAGAAAATCTGCTTATCCTAAAGCGCGGCACAAGCCTTGATAAAAGTGCAAATACCCCCGGCGCACCACCTCCCACCCTAGCAAGCAAAGACACCGCTCAAAGCCCATACCCCCCCACCAAGCCAAGCCAAGCCACCACCCCAAGCACACAAAGCAACCCCAAGCAGCCAAAGCCCCTAGACTCTCAAGCTCCTTTGCCACACACCACCTACGATCCCAAAAACTTGCAATTTTTCTCCCCAGCAAACCAAAGCACGCAATCTAGCCCATCACTTGAGCAAGACAAAGGGCTTGACCGCCAAACAAGGCGTGATATTGACAAGCTCTATGGCGATGAGTGGGGGGATCTAGGCAGTGCGGAGCGAGATTTCATCACAAGCAATTTGCGCGAGATAGCACGCATCACACAACGCTACTTAACCTACCCAAACACCGCCGCATATCTCAACCAATCCGGCGAGAATGCGATAGAATTCTACTTGCTACCAAATGGTGATATACAAGGATTGAAGCTGCTTCTTAGCTCGGGCTTTGTGCTACTAGATAAAAATTCGCAAAAAACCATAGAAATCGCCTATAAGGACTATCCGCGACCTAAGCAGCGCACGCTTATCCGCTTCCACATCACCTATACTATTTATCGTTAA
- the pyrC gene encoding dihydroorotase, with translation MQITLKNPLDMHLHLRDGALLDVVTPFSAKSFAAAVIMPNLTPPIDSLHKAQAYKQAIKDSIHNYAKAHKQPLESFEPLCALYLSDSLTPKELESCAKHGFKLLKLYPKGATTNSDNGIAQVLDSKSYEIFSAAQELGIILCIHGESGGFVLEREMEFGAIFRELATRFPNLKIIIEHISDHRTIPLLEEYDNLYATLTLHHITLDLSNLAGGALCHHHFCKPVLKTPKDKQALLDLALNAHSKVCFGSDSAPHSLEAKQKGAAGIFSAVGLLPQLAELFHKHNALHNLQAFVSDNAMKIYDLACWVQAAQAWEDNPKLITLEQAPYKIPESIRVLDSNLTPLRAGEMIAWREIESKA, from the coding sequence ATGCAAATCACACTAAAAAATCCCCTTGATATGCACTTGCATCTACGCGATGGTGCGCTGCTTGATGTCGTTACGCCCTTTAGTGCTAAGAGCTTTGCCGCGGCGGTGATAATGCCAAATCTAACGCCCCCCATAGACTCCTTACACAAGGCACAAGCCTACAAGCAAGCAATTAAAGATTCTATCCATAACTATGCTAAAGCGCACAAGCAGCCGCTAGAATCCTTTGAGCCACTTTGTGCGCTGTATTTGAGCGACTCACTCACCCCAAAAGAGCTAGAATCCTGCGCCAAGCACGGCTTCAAGCTCCTAAAGCTCTATCCCAAGGGTGCCACCACAAATAGCGATAATGGCATAGCCCAAGTGCTAGATAGCAAATCGTATGAAATTTTTAGCGCGGCACAAGAGCTTGGCATAATCCTTTGTATCCACGGCGAGAGCGGGGGCTTTGTGCTGGAGCGAGAGATGGAGTTTGGCGCGATATTTAGAGAGCTTGCCACACGCTTCCCTAATCTCAAAATCATCATAGAGCATATAAGCGATCACCGCACGATCCCACTTCTAGAGGAGTATGATAATCTCTATGCGACCTTGACTTTGCACCATATCACCCTAGATCTTAGCAATCTAGCAGGCGGCGCACTCTGTCATCATCACTTTTGCAAGCCTGTGCTAAAGACACCCAAAGACAAGCAAGCCCTGCTAGATCTAGCCCTAAATGCGCATAGCAAAGTGTGCTTTGGCTCAGACTCTGCGCCCCATAGCCTAGAAGCCAAGCAAAAGGGCGCGGCAGGGATTTTTAGCGCGGTGGGGCTTTTGCCCCAGCTTGCAGAGCTATTTCACAAGCATAATGCCCTGCACAATCTCCAAGCCTTTGTGAGCGATAATGCGATGAAAATCTATGATCTTGCTTGCTGGGTGCAAGCAGCGCAGGCGTGGGAGGACAATCCTAAGCTAATCACCCTAGAGCAAGCCCCCTACAAAATCCCAGAATCTATCCGCGTGCTAGATTCTAATCTAACGCCCTTGCGTGCAGGCGAGATGATCGCGTGGAGAGAGATAGAGAGCAAGGCATAA
- a CDS encoding glycosyltransferase family 9 protein, with amino-acid sequence MEQLTQASKTPTKSIRIGIVRLSSFGDVVVSASKLMDFYHALAQEYDEVRIEWFVDTRFAGILEHHKAITTLHALPIKRLKSLRAVRELWRSLRALGRFDVVLDLQGLIKSAIVGRALDSREFVGFSFSSAREGLASVLYSRRVKVAYDENILVRNAAIYQCCLRDSALFGGDSALFVGDSALLKKHRLSPTASLVLRDKSGISSPRLCDRQPSLISARGLKNPDLLKKLRLRLVFSSQILESHSGFTKQAQPLESTFESPTAKQAIAVQGGGTQAGFFRTPRILEEEKRTENKNQAECEKTTENKKVDSSNEAFLSSSRDFRKEVVAIHKGAQVDSSSNAYFLSLRALLRKAWQSIQKYTNPLESTFEKTAQKAQEIQTLQKADSSDTPIFATAKAMDCHATATQRLAMTEKSTASKKVDSRNEYFLSSSRDFRKEVVAIHKSAQVDSSFSAQNTPTLSNSTKDSRISKEATLCDEKTRRSRSFFSKSGLCKPRKEIRLGRLSSGDEIPDSSLKAESLQTPSGFGWGKAHLPPSTQATLESSTYRVLFVLEASIPQKTYPIEQFATLATRMQQASTQKITFCLIYHEHKHNALSLQAMLEARNLHTCLFPPLDFNALKYVLNAMHCVIGGDTGVTHLAWALQSPQVITLLGNPQTSKGKNMRDTKLSRVLLGNPYVLSQSGSFEIASIPPESIYRVWVDLGAR; translated from the coding sequence ATGGAGCAGCTCACACAAGCAAGCAAGACCCCCACAAAATCTATCCGCATAGGCATTGTGCGGCTCTCATCGTTTGGCGATGTCGTGGTATCTGCTAGCAAGCTTATGGACTTTTATCACGCTTTGGCACAGGAATATGATGAAGTGCGTATTGAGTGGTTTGTGGATACGCGCTTTGCAGGGATATTAGAGCATCATAAAGCGATCACGACACTACACGCCCTACCTATCAAACGCCTTAAATCACTCCGCGCCGTTAGGGAGCTTTGGAGGAGCTTGCGTGCTTTGGGGCGGTTTGATGTGGTGCTAGATTTGCAAGGACTAATCAAATCCGCCATTGTGGGGCGTGCGCTAGATTCTAGGGAGTTTGTGGGCTTTAGCTTTAGCTCGGCGCGAGAGGGGCTAGCTAGCGTGCTGTATAGTAGGCGCGTGAAGGTGGCGTATGATGAGAATATATTGGTGCGCAATGCCGCAATTTATCAGTGTTGTTTGAGGGATTCGGCTTTGTTTGGTGGGGATTCGGCTTTGTTTGTTGGGGATTCGGCTTTACTAAAGAAACATCGGCTATCGCCGACCGCTTCGCTTGTTTTGCGCGATAAATCGGGGATTTCATCGCCGCGCTTGTGCGATAGACAGCCAAGTCTTATCTCCGCGCGCGGCTTGAAAAACCCCGATTTACTAAAGAAACTGCGGCTACGCCTTGTTTTCTCATCGCAAATCCTAGAATCCCACAGCGGCTTTACAAAACAAGCCCAACCCCTAGAATCCACTTTTGAAAGCCCCACCGCAAAACAAGCGATAGCGGTGCAAGGCGGGGGCACGCAAGCAGGTTTCTTTAGAACTCCTAGAATCCTTGAAGAAGAAAAACGGACTGAAAATAAAAATCAAGCCGAGTGTGAAAAAACAACTGAAAATAAAAAAGTGGATTCTAGCAATGAAGCTTTTTTATCGTCATCGCGAGACTTCCGCAAGGAAGTCGTGGCGATCCATAAAGGCGCGCAAGTGGATTCTAGCAGCAACGCTTATTTTCTGTCATTGCGAGCTTTGCTCCGCAAAGCGTGGCAATCCATACAAAAATATACCAACCCCCTAGAATCCACTTTTGAAAAAACAGCACAAAAAGCACAAGAAATACAAACATTGCAAAAAGCGGATTCTAGTGATACTCCCATTTTTGCTACCGCAAAAGCTATGGATTGCCACGCCACTGCTACGCAGCGTCTCGCAATGACAGAAAAAAGCACCGCAAGTAAAAAAGTGGATTCTAGGAATGAATATTTTTTATCGTCATCGCGAGACTTCCGCAAGGAAGTCGTGGCGATCCATAAATCCGCGCAAGTGGATTCTAGCTTTTCTGCCCAAAACACCCCAACTCTAAGCAACTCCACAAAGGATTCTAGGATTTCTAAAGAAGCTACGCTTTGCGATGAGAAAACAAGGCGTAGCCGCAGTTTCTTTAGTAAATCGGGGCTTTGCAAGCCGCGCAAGGAGATAAGACTTGGGCGTCTATCGAGCGGCGATGAAATCCCCGATTCTAGCCTAAAAGCTGAATCCCTCCAAACACCAAGTGGGTTTGGCTGGGGCAAAGCCCACCTCCCCCCAAGCACACAAGCCACCCTAGAGTCTAGCACCTATCGCGTGCTATTTGTCCTAGAAGCCTCAATCCCGCAAAAAACCTACCCCATAGAGCAATTTGCCACTCTTGCTACGCGTATGCAGCAAGCAAGCACACAGAAAATCACATTTTGCCTAATCTATCACGAGCATAAGCACAATGCCCTATCCCTCCAAGCTATGCTAGAGGCGAGAAATCTTCACACCTGCCTTTTTCCGCCGCTTGACTTCAACGCCCTAAAATATGTCCTAAACGCTATGCACTGCGTGATCGGGGGGGATACGGGGGTTACGCATTTGGCGTGGGCATTACAAAGCCCGCAAGTCATCACCCTACTTGGCAATCCACAAACAAGCAAGGGCAAAAATATGCGCGACACAAAGCTCTCGCGCGTGCTGCTAGGCAATCCTTATGTGCTAAGTCAAAGTGGTAGCTTTGAGATCGCCTCTATCCCACCAGAATCCATCTATCGCGTGTGGGTGGATCTAGGGGCTAGATAA
- a CDS encoding Do family serine endopeptidase — protein MRFLSYALVPLLVLSSYAYEIKQAPAIAKRINPVGEANSVYSYHDVIAAATQAVVNISTQKKITTNLNPMFNDPFFQQFFGDMYNQIPKDRIERSLGSGVIISPDGYIITNDHVIDGADKIIVTIPNDPNEYTATLVGSDKEGDIAVIRISKNNLPSIKFGDSADVKIGDIVFAIGNPFGVGESVTQGIVSATNKNIQVNTYENFIQTDASINPGNSGGALVDSRGVLIGMNTAILSRSGGNHGIGFAIPANMVREVADSLVKSGKITRGYLGVGTQDISQDLRNNYGEHKGAVVISIDPKSPAKNAGLLVWDLITAVDGKPIKNAADLRNRIGSIKPNQKITLTILRDGKTQNITITLAERKDANAKQDEKLSESATESSALKGMRVEPLSPQIRQRYGIPDDIQGVIVTNVIENSKAQDAGFAQGDIISQVEEIAIKDTSDFARALNKYKDKNKRFLVYSSQGVKTIVVK, from the coding sequence ATGCGATTTCTTTCCTACGCGCTAGTCCCTTTGCTAGTCCTATCAAGCTATGCCTATGAAATCAAGCAAGCCCCCGCTATCGCCAAGCGGATAAATCCTGTCGGCGAGGCTAATTCTGTGTATTCCTACCACGATGTAATCGCCGCTGCCACGCAAGCAGTCGTCAATATCTCCACGCAGAAAAAAATCACCACCAATCTTAATCCAATGTTTAATGACCCATTTTTCCAGCAATTTTTCGGCGATATGTATAATCAAATCCCCAAAGACCGCATCGAGCGGTCGCTTGGAAGTGGTGTGATCATCTCTCCTGATGGCTATATCATCACTAATGACCATGTAATCGATGGCGCGGATAAAATCATCGTAACAATCCCCAATGACCCTAATGAATACACCGCCACGCTTGTAGGCAGCGATAAAGAGGGTGATATTGCTGTGATCCGCATTAGCAAAAATAATCTGCCCTCTATCAAGTTTGGCGATAGTGCTGATGTCAAAATCGGGGATATTGTCTTTGCTATCGGGAATCCATTTGGCGTGGGAGAGAGCGTTACGCAAGGTATAGTCTCAGCGACCAACAAAAATATCCAAGTCAATACTTATGAAAACTTTATCCAAACAGATGCCTCCATAAACCCCGGAAATTCTGGCGGTGCGTTGGTGGATTCTAGAGGTGTGCTTATTGGTATGAATACCGCTATCCTATCGCGCTCTGGGGGCAATCACGGCATAGGCTTTGCGATCCCTGCAAATATGGTGCGTGAAGTGGCGGACTCACTTGTCAAAAGTGGGAAAATCACGCGCGGCTACCTAGGCGTAGGCACACAGGATATAAGCCAAGATTTGCGCAATAATTATGGCGAGCATAAAGGCGCGGTGGTCATCAGCATTGATCCAAAATCCCCGGCAAAAAATGCAGGGCTACTTGTGTGGGATCTCATCACCGCAGTAGATGGCAAGCCTATCAAAAACGCCGCAGACTTGCGCAATCGCATAGGCTCTATCAAGCCTAATCAAAAAATCACCCTAACAATCTTGCGCGATGGCAAAACGCAAAATATCACAATCACCCTAGCAGAGCGCAAAGATGCAAACGCCAAGCAAGATGAGAAGCTGTCAGAGAGTGCCACAGAATCTAGCGCGCTAAAGGGTATGCGCGTAGAACCTCTAAGCCCGCAAATCCGCCAGCGATATGGGATACCTGATGATATACAAGGCGTGATTGTTACTAATGTCATAGAAAATTCCAAAGCCCAAGACGCGGGCTTTGCCCAAGGCGACATCATCTCCCAAGTTGAAGAAATCGCCATTAAAGATACAAGTGATTTCGCCCGCGCGCTCAATAAATACAAAGACAAAAACAAGCGATTTTTGGTGTATTCTAGCCAAGGCGTTAAGACAATCGTAGTCAAATAG
- the ruvB gene encoding Holliday junction branch migration DNA helicase RuvB, whose amino-acid sequence MEKISLDFTHNDDKQARVVGVEKISFEERNEISLRPSIWGDYIGQEQVKKNLEIAILGAKKRGECLMHTLLFGPPGLGKTTLSHIIANEMNAPIKVSAAPMIERAGDLAALLTNLQDGEILFIDEIHRLSPAIEEMLYPAMEDFRLDIITGSGPAAQTIKIDLPRFMLIGATTRAGMLSHPLRDRFGMDFRLQFYSTDELAQIIKKAAKKLEKGIEDSASIEIASRSRGTPRIALRLLRRIRDFADVKDEETISLETTKQALQELGVNELGFDALDLRYLEAIAQAKKPIGLNTIAAIISEDEDTIQDVIEPYLLAQGFLERSARGRIATAKVYELLRLQSPRLL is encoded by the coding sequence ATGGAAAAAATCTCGCTAGATTTTACCCACAATGATGATAAGCAAGCCCGTGTCGTAGGCGTGGAGAAAATCAGCTTTGAAGAGCGTAATGAAATCTCGCTAAGACCAAGTATCTGGGGGGATTATATCGGGCAAGAACAGGTGAAAAAAAACCTAGAAATAGCCATCTTAGGCGCGAAAAAACGCGGCGAATGCCTTATGCACACACTGCTCTTTGGACCGCCCGGACTTGGCAAGACGACTTTAAGCCACATTATCGCCAATGAAATGAATGCCCCCATAAAGGTCTCTGCCGCGCCGATGATCGAGCGAGCAGGCGATCTAGCCGCATTGCTTACTAATTTGCAAGATGGGGAGATTTTGTTTATCGATGAGATCCACCGCCTAAGCCCCGCTATCGAGGAAATGCTCTATCCTGCTATGGAGGACTTTCGGCTCGATATTATCACAGGCTCTGGACCAGCGGCACAAACGATCAAAATCGACTTGCCGCGCTTTATGCTCATTGGCGCGACAACTAGGGCTGGTATGCTCTCTCACCCCTTGCGCGATCGCTTTGGTATGGACTTTCGCTTGCAGTTTTATAGCACAGATGAGCTAGCACAAATCATCAAAAAAGCGGCAAAAAAGCTTGAAAAAGGCATAGAAGACTCTGCTAGCATAGAGATCGCGAGCCGCTCGCGTGGCACGCCTAGGATCGCCCTGCGACTACTGCGCAGGATACGCGATTTTGCCGATGTGAAAGATGAGGAGACAATCAGCCTAGAGACCACCAAGCAAGCCTTGCAAGAGCTAGGGGTCAATGAGCTTGGCTTTGATGCGCTGGATTTGCGCTATTTAGAAGCGATCGCACAAGCCAAAAAGCCCATAGGGCTAAATACGATCGCGGCTATCATTAGCGAAGATGAAGATACGATACAAGATGTGATCGAGCCGTATTTGCTAGCACAAGGATTTTTAGAGCGATCGGCTAGGGGGCGGATCGCTACGGCAAAGGTGTATGAGCTGTTGCGTTTGCAAAGCCCTAGGTTGTTATGA
- the panB gene encoding 3-methyl-2-oxobutanoate hydroxymethyltransferase, with the protein MSSKKLTLKALQNKKGVEKITAITAYDALFAGIFDGEVDVILIGDSLNMSFGGCSDTTSLSLEHIIYHAQAVCRKAKSSFLIADMPFGSYTTRDSALRNATKLIKATQVDALKLEVTRTKLHIIEALIDEGIAIMPHIGLMPQYIKAEGGYKIKGRDEAQSKELLESALAFEQAGAFGLLLEGIIAPCATTITQSVQIPTIGIGSGAACDGQILVWSDMLGLCSDISPKFVRRYLQGAELIKQAVREYASDVRKGSFPSEQESY; encoded by the coding sequence ATGTCAAGCAAAAAGCTCACCCTAAAAGCCCTACAAAACAAAAAAGGCGTAGAAAAAATCACCGCCATAACCGCGTATGACGCGCTCTTTGCCGGGATATTTGATGGAGAAGTTGATGTGATTTTGATAGGCGATAGCTTAAATATGAGCTTTGGCGGGTGTAGCGATACCACAAGCCTAAGCCTAGAGCATATCATCTACCACGCCCAAGCAGTCTGCCGCAAGGCAAAAAGCTCATTTCTCATAGCTGATATGCCCTTTGGCAGCTATACTACAAGAGATAGCGCACTGCGCAATGCCACCAAACTCATCAAAGCCACGCAAGTTGATGCCTTAAAGCTTGAAGTTACACGCACAAAGCTTCATATTATCGAAGCTCTTATTGATGAAGGCATAGCCATAATGCCCCATATCGGGCTTATGCCTCAATATATCAAGGCAGAAGGCGGCTATAAGATTAAAGGCAGAGATGAGGCACAGAGCAAAGAGCTACTAGAATCCGCTTTAGCATTTGAGCAAGCAGGGGCGTTTGGACTGCTATTAGAGGGCATTATCGCGCCTTGTGCTACCACCATCACACAAAGCGTGCAGATTCCCACCATAGGCATAGGCTCTGGGGCGGCGTGCGATGGGCAGATTTTGGTATGGAGCGATATGCTGGGGCTTTGCAGTGATATATCGCCGAAGTTTGTGCGCCGATATTTACAGGGGGCAGAGCTTATCAAGCAGGCGGTGCGTGAGTATGCTAGCGATGTGCGCAAGGGCAGCTTCCCTAGCGAGCAAGAGAGCTACTAG